The following are encoded in a window of Eriocheir sinensis breed Jianghai 21 chromosome 35, ASM2467909v1, whole genome shotgun sequence genomic DNA:
- the LOC127007432 gene encoding F-box only protein 6-like, giving the protein MFEEIFQNVPAVDLIRSLPRVCRYWYQLLTDRMFWFRKLKREGFKVSEITERRLAEEMDDGKVLRILQGITGGFLPFNSNLIRNPSGEDEFQHWRVKHGGNDLIVECPPVGSDSIPEEAGLPTQHCFVSSYVSCYRSQTIMLKGLGIEPWMLDILRPEIKVSEWVSARFDCHSKSQTSVELVTGTTGSTVHNMVWSSKHDGVILCRWYQMKMDIPYDTIPSSLTAIKFTNKSSDSQFWAGHYGAKTAGSSVILQL; this is encoded by the exons ATGTTTGAAGAAATATTCCAGAATGTGCCAGCTGTGGACCTCATAAGATCATTGCCAAGAGTCTGTCGTTATTGGTACCAGCTCCTAACTGATAGAATGTTCTGGTTCCGAAA ACTTAAGAGAGAAGGTTTCAAGGTATCTGAGATCACTGAAAGGAGGCTTGCTGAGGAGATGGATGATGGCAAGGTTCTGCGTATTTTGCAGGGGATAACTGGTGGCTTTCTACCATTCAACTCTAACCTCATTCGCAATCCCAGTGGTGAAG ATGAATTCCAACACTGGAGAGTGAAGCATGGTGGAAATGATTTGATAGTGGAGTGTCCTCCTGTTGGCAGTGACAGCATTCCTGAGGAGGCAGGTTTACCTACACAACACTGCTTTGTGTCCTCCTACGTCTCTTGTTACCGCTCACAGACCATCATGCTCAAGGGGCTCGGTATTGAGCCTTGGATGCTGGACATCCTCAGACCAGAAATTAAAGTTTCAGAATG GGTGTCTGCCAGATTTGATTGCCATTCTAAAAGTCAGACATCAGTGGAGCTAGTCACAGGCACGACAGGGTCAACCGTGCATAACATGGTCTGGTCATCAAAGCATGACGGTGTCATCCTTTGCAGATGGTATCAG ATGAAAATGGATATTCCGTATGATACTATCCCAAGCAGTCTGACAGCAATAAAGTTCACCAATAAGAGTTCAGACTCACAGTTTTGGGCTGGCCATTATGGAGCAAAGACTGCTGGCTCTTCTGTGATACTCCAGCTATAG